The following proteins are encoded in a genomic region of Maribacter hydrothermalis:
- a CDS encoding cob(I)yrinic acid a,c-diamide adenosyltransferase yields MKVYTKTGDDGTTGLFGGTRVPKHHVRIDSYGTIDELNSWLGLIRDQNIDKRYQDQLILIQQHLFVVGAILATDPEKETLKNGKQRLKITKVGTEEIQFLEDAIDEMDSQLPQMTHFILPGGHTIVSYCHIARTVCRRAERMATLLFENEPFDVSVLSFINRLSDYIFVLARKLSNDLQASEIKWIPKKKG; encoded by the coding sequence ATGAAAGTATATACCAAAACAGGGGATGACGGTACAACCGGACTATTTGGTGGTACTCGAGTACCTAAACATCATGTTCGCATTGATAGCTATGGAACAATAGATGAATTAAACTCTTGGTTAGGACTTATTAGAGATCAAAATATTGACAAAAGATATCAAGATCAACTTATATTAATACAACAACATTTATTTGTGGTAGGAGCAATTTTAGCAACTGACCCAGAAAAAGAAACGCTCAAAAATGGCAAACAACGCTTAAAAATTACTAAAGTAGGTACTGAAGAAATCCAATTTTTAGAAGATGCGATAGATGAAATGGATAGTCAATTACCTCAAATGACGCATTTTATTCTACCTGGCGGACACACAATAGTGTCATACTGTCATATAGCACGTACCGTTTGCAGAAGGGCAGAACGCATGGCTACTTTATTGTTTGAAAATGAACCTTTCGATGTTTCTGTACTTTCATTTATAAATCGGCTTTCGGACTACATTTTTGTATTGGCACGAAAGTTGTCAAATGATTTACAAGCGAGTGAAATAAAATGGATTCCTAAAAAAAAGGGCTAA
- a CDS encoding ABC-F family ATP-binding cassette domain-containing protein → MNLLTVENISKSYGELVLFDNLSFGINKDQKIALIAKNGTGKTSILNILSGADTPDSGQVNYRKSTRVSFLAQEPVMDPKLTVEETIFASDNEILKVLENYEKALLNPDDADAYQKAFEAMDRFEAWDFETQYKQILSKLKLEDLDATVGKLSGGQKKRLALANALINKPDLLILDEPTNHLDLEMIEWLEEFFAKENMTLFMVTHDRFFLERVCNEIIELENGKLYPYKGNYSYYLEKKEARIEQEAVEQHKTELLFKKELDWMRRQPKARTTKSKSRIDDFAVIKDKASQRRKDHQVQLELNMERMGSKILELHKISKSFPDKPILNKFEYVFQKGERIGIIGKNGTGKSTFLNILSGQDQPDSGKVIVGDTIKFGYYTQKGIEIKPGQKVIDVIREFGDYIPLMKGRQISAQQLLERFLFDRKKQYDFVDKLSGGERKRLYLCTILIQNPNFLILDEPTNDLDIVTLNVLESFLMDFQGCLMVVSHDRYFMDKIVDHLFVFRGDAVVEDFPGNYSDYRAYEDSQIQEKREHKEVQSNTKTSWKEPDASPKISYADQQEYKKLEREIQKLEKEKVNLQDKFTDSSLSGDDIKNLSIELKEVTDAIETKTERWFELSALMED, encoded by the coding sequence ATGAATTTACTTACCGTTGAAAATATTTCGAAATCCTATGGCGAATTGGTGCTTTTTGATAATCTTTCTTTTGGCATCAATAAAGACCAAAAAATTGCTTTGATCGCTAAAAACGGAACGGGAAAAACGTCTATTCTTAATATATTATCTGGTGCAGACACTCCAGATAGCGGACAAGTAAATTACCGCAAATCTACACGTGTATCCTTTTTGGCACAAGAGCCGGTGATGGACCCAAAACTGACTGTGGAAGAAACTATTTTCGCTTCGGACAATGAAATTTTAAAAGTTTTAGAGAACTATGAAAAAGCACTTTTAAATCCTGATGATGCGGATGCTTACCAAAAAGCATTCGAGGCAATGGATCGTTTTGAAGCTTGGGATTTTGAAACCCAATACAAGCAAATACTTTCAAAACTAAAATTAGAGGATTTAGATGCTACAGTGGGGAAACTATCTGGTGGGCAAAAGAAACGTTTGGCATTGGCAAATGCCCTAATAAACAAGCCGGATCTTTTAATATTAGATGAGCCTACCAACCATTTAGATTTAGAAATGATCGAATGGTTAGAGGAATTTTTTGCTAAAGAAAATATGACCCTTTTCATGGTAACGCACGACCGTTTCTTTTTAGAGCGTGTTTGTAATGAAATTATAGAATTGGAAAATGGAAAACTTTATCCGTATAAAGGGAATTATTCTTACTACTTAGAAAAGAAGGAAGCCCGTATAGAACAAGAAGCCGTAGAACAGCATAAAACAGAATTGTTATTTAAGAAGGAATTAGATTGGATGCGTAGGCAACCAAAAGCCCGAACCACGAAATCTAAATCTAGAATAGACGATTTTGCCGTAATTAAGGACAAAGCCAGTCAGCGTAGAAAAGACCACCAAGTTCAGTTAGAATTGAATATGGAGCGTATGGGAAGTAAAATTCTAGAACTCCATAAAATCTCTAAATCCTTTCCGGATAAACCCATTTTAAACAAGTTCGAATATGTATTTCAAAAAGGAGAGCGTATTGGAATTATTGGTAAAAATGGTACAGGAAAATCTACTTTTCTAAATATACTAAGTGGCCAAGATCAACCAGATAGTGGAAAAGTAATTGTAGGCGACACCATTAAATTTGGCTATTACACCCAAAAAGGAATTGAAATAAAGCCAGGGCAGAAGGTTATTGATGTTATTCGTGAATTCGGTGATTACATTCCGTTAATGAAAGGAAGACAAATTTCTGCACAACAGTTGTTAGAACGGTTCTTATTCGATAGAAAAAAACAATATGATTTTGTAGACAAGTTAAGTGGTGGTGAGCGTAAGCGACTATACCTGTGTACAATATTGATACAAAACCCTAATTTTTTAATTCTAGATGAGCCTACTAACGATTTAGATATTGTAACCCTAAATGTATTGGAAAGCTTTTTAATGGATTTCCAAGGATGCTTAATGGTCGTTTCTCACGACCGCTACTTTATGGATAAGATTGTGGATCATCTATTTGTTTTTAGAGGTGATGCAGTTGTTGAGGATTTCCCAGGCAACTACTCAGATTATAGAGCTTACGAAGACAGTCAAATTCAAGAAAAAAGAGAGCATAAGGAAGTTCAAAGCAATACTAAAACCAGCTGGAAAGAACCAGATGCTTCTCCAAAAATCTCTTATGCAGACCAACAGGAGTACAAAAAATTAGAACGTGAAATTCAGAAATTAGAAAAAGAGAAAGTTAATTTACAAGATAAATTTACAGATAGTTCTTTAAGTGGAGATGACATAAAGAACCTTTCTATTGAACTTAAAGAGGTTACCGATGCCATTGAAACTAAAACCGAACGTTGGTTTGAGCTTTCTGCTTTAATGGAAGATTAA
- a CDS encoding lipoprotein N-acyltransferase Lnb domain-containing protein — protein MFKRILILILFFTLFLGHTQNVELSPLSKISLLTVGTGEDLAAKFGHSAIRLQDPTLGIDEVYGYGTYDFEDPNFYLNFTRGKLSYTISRIPFKYFDYSYQQEKRWIREQVLDVDLEQRNQIVTFLERNLLPENKKYKYDFLFDNCATRIPMVFEKTLGNEFKFDYNYLKEHLTFRELIRLKLNPNTWSNFGIDLALGSVIDREATPYEHLFLPIYVYEQMKHTTLDGKPIVKSESVILDIPEQEYRSLIFLTPLFWLSILLILVSYITYTDYKNLRRNKWLDFGLFAATGLAGVLILFLWFATDHLATKANFNSLWAFAPNIVIAFVLIKKKIPSWMITYNIFLTILLGIICMLWIFKVQVFSILLIIILLALAIRYLYLIYYFKSKELAKKTKI, from the coding sequence ATGTTTAAAAGAATCTTAATTTTAATTCTATTTTTCACTTTATTTTTGGGGCACACCCAAAATGTAGAGCTCTCCCCATTATCAAAAATTAGTTTATTAACCGTTGGTACAGGTGAAGATTTAGCAGCCAAATTTGGACATAGCGCTATACGGTTACAAGACCCAACTCTAGGTATCGATGAAGTTTACGGTTATGGAACCTATGATTTCGAAGACCCAAACTTCTATTTAAATTTCACAAGAGGTAAGTTATCATACACCATTTCTAGAATTCCTTTTAAGTACTTCGATTACTCATACCAACAAGAAAAACGGTGGATCAGAGAGCAAGTTTTAGATGTAGACTTAGAACAACGCAACCAGATTGTCACTTTTCTAGAGCGCAACTTATTACCTGAAAACAAAAAATACAAGTACGATTTCTTATTTGATAATTGTGCCACCAGAATACCAATGGTATTTGAAAAAACTTTGGGAAATGAGTTCAAATTCGATTATAACTACTTAAAAGAGCACTTGACATTTAGGGAGTTGATCCGTTTGAAATTGAATCCGAATACCTGGTCTAATTTTGGTATTGACCTTGCATTAGGCTCCGTAATTGACAGAGAAGCAACCCCATACGAACATTTGTTCTTACCAATTTATGTGTACGAACAAATGAAACATACCACACTAGACGGCAAGCCGATAGTTAAAAGTGAGTCCGTCATTTTAGATATTCCTGAACAAGAATATCGCTCTTTAATATTTCTAACTCCTTTATTTTGGCTTAGTATTTTACTGATATTGGTTAGTTATATTACCTATACCGATTATAAAAATTTACGAAGAAATAAATGGTTAGACTTTGGGCTATTTGCAGCTACAGGTTTGGCTGGTGTGCTGATACTATTCCTTTGGTTTGCCACAGATCATTTAGCGACCAAAGCAAACTTTAATTCCCTTTGGGCATTTGCACCAAATATTGTCATAGCATTTGTACTAATTAAAAAAAAGATTCCGTCATGGATGATTACGTACAATATATTTCTGACCATATTACTTGGCATTATTTGCATGCTGTGGATATTTAAGGTTCAGGTGTTCTCCATATTATTAATTATCATATTACTAGCATTGGCTATACGTTACCTATATCTTATATATTACTTTAAGAGTAAAGAATTAGCCAAAAAAACAAAAATCTAG
- a CDS encoding CDP-alcohol phosphatidyltransferase family protein, with amino-acid sequence MKKHIPNFITLLNVFCGCVATMFAVMNRLELAALFVALGIFFDFFDGLAARVLDVKSELGLQLDSLADMITSGLVPGIVMFQLLAMAQTSGWGNGSHFFMEAGEFQYDHLIPFLGFIITMASAYRLAKFNIDENQTSSFIGLPTPANALLILSLPLILLYQNNDFLNSIILNQWFLIFLTLVSAYLLNANLPLFALKFKNTSFKDNAMRYIFLIISFVLIVTMKFMAIPLIILFYVVSSVIQERL; translated from the coding sequence ATGAAAAAGCATATACCTAATTTTATAACCCTTTTAAACGTTTTTTGTGGTTGCGTGGCTACTATGTTCGCTGTCATGAATAGATTGGAGCTTGCTGCACTATTTGTTGCGCTAGGTATTTTCTTTGATTTTTTTGATGGATTAGCGGCTCGTGTTCTGGATGTTAAAAGTGAATTAGGTTTACAGTTGGATTCTTTGGCCGATATGATTACTAGCGGATTAGTACCGGGTATTGTAATGTTTCAGTTATTGGCAATGGCGCAAACTAGTGGATGGGGTAACGGTTCCCACTTTTTTATGGAAGCGGGTGAATTTCAATATGATCACCTTATTCCATTTTTGGGTTTTATAATCACGATGGCCTCCGCATATCGTTTGGCTAAATTCAACATTGATGAAAATCAGACGTCGTCCTTTATTGGTTTACCAACACCTGCAAATGCGCTATTAATACTTTCATTGCCCCTAATCCTGTTATATCAAAATAATGATTTCTTAAATAGTATTATTCTTAATCAATGGTTCTTAATCTTTTTAACCTTGGTAAGTGCCTATTTATTAAATGCCAACTTACCCTTGTTTGCATTAAAATTTAAGAATACAAGCTTTAAGGATAATGCTATGCGTTACATCTTTTTGATCATTAGTTTTGTACTTATTGTAACTATGAAATTCATGGCTATTCCTTTAATTATTCTATTTTATGTAGTAAGTTCTGTCATACAAGAAAGACTTTAG
- a CDS encoding DinB family protein, protein MENEEYEYWLSGPLPGVPDLLQPAAHALLQSERELKKYTADFPKELLWAKTAGRASVGFHMNHITGVLDRMMTYAKGESLSDEQFQFLKKEGVFNLDIEIADLQEQFSAKVAEALIYFKTIPEASLTEKRTVGRKKLPSTVIGLLFHAAEHNQRHIGQLLVTVSVLKDRS, encoded by the coding sequence ATGGAAAATGAAGAATATGAATATTGGTTAAGTGGTCCTTTACCAGGTGTGCCAGATTTGTTACAGCCTGCAGCACACGCATTGTTGCAATCTGAAAGAGAATTAAAAAAATACACTGCAGATTTCCCTAAAGAATTATTGTGGGCTAAAACGGCTGGTAGGGCTTCTGTTGGTTTTCATATGAACCATATTACAGGTGTGTTGGATCGTATGATGACCTATGCAAAAGGCGAATCACTATCAGATGAGCAGTTTCAATTCTTAAAAAAGGAAGGTGTTTTTAATCTCGATATCGAAATTGCCGATTTACAAGAGCAGTTTTCAGCTAAGGTTGCTGAAGCTTTAATCTATTTTAAAACAATACCAGAAGCTTCACTTACCGAAAAAAGGACGGTGGGCAGAAAGAAATTGCCATCTACCGTAATCGGACTATTATTTCACGCAGCGGAACATAACCAAAGACATATTGGTCAGTTGTTAGTTACCGTAAGCGTGCTTAAAGACAGATCTTAA
- a CDS encoding tRNA dihydrouridine synthase, giving the protein MSHVTLLSSPLQGFTDFRFRNAFHKYFGGIDTFYAPYIRLNGKMVIKNSYQKDLQPENNTTLEVIPQVMTGDADEFLFVIKYIQSLGYKELNWNLGCPYPMVTKQGMGSGLICNPEKIDHILQRAHEETDVVVSMKMRMGYENAEEILNVFPILDKYPLRNIAIHARIGKQLYKGGVDLISFQKCVESTKHKLYYNGDITTVARFQDMKERFPSIDHFMIGRGLIADPFLPSMIKNNTTEYPKNRWKIFSEFHDTIYQQYDEALSGPTPIKMKMQGFWEYFAHSTSNPHKTFKKIKKANNPKAYQQAVREILNNE; this is encoded by the coding sequence ATGAGTCATGTCACCTTATTATCATCCCCATTACAGGGTTTTACCGATTTTAGATTCCGCAATGCATTCCATAAATATTTTGGTGGCATCGATACCTTCTATGCACCATACATTCGGTTAAATGGTAAAATGGTGATTAAAAACTCGTATCAGAAAGATCTACAGCCGGAGAATAATACCACTTTAGAGGTTATACCGCAAGTAATGACAGGTGATGCCGATGAGTTTCTGTTCGTTATAAAGTATATACAAAGTTTAGGGTACAAAGAACTAAACTGGAATTTAGGTTGTCCGTATCCAATGGTAACAAAACAAGGCATGGGTAGCGGACTCATTTGTAATCCAGAAAAAATTGACCATATTTTACAGCGAGCCCATGAGGAAACCGATGTTGTGGTTTCTATGAAAATGCGAATGGGCTATGAGAATGCAGAAGAAATATTAAATGTTTTTCCAATTTTAGATAAATATCCACTGCGAAATATTGCTATCCACGCACGTATAGGAAAACAATTGTACAAAGGCGGCGTAGACCTTATTTCTTTTCAGAAGTGTGTTGAAAGCACCAAACATAAATTATACTATAATGGAGATATTACTACCGTTGCAAGGTTTCAGGATATGAAAGAACGTTTTCCTTCTATAGACCACTTTATGATTGGAAGAGGGTTAATTGCCGATCCATTTCTTCCAAGTATGATTAAAAATAATACCACTGAATACCCAAAAAACCGCTGGAAGATTTTCTCTGAATTTCATGATACTATCTACCAACAGTATGATGAGGCATTATCTGGGCCAACACCTATTAAAATGAAAATGCAGGGTTTCTGGGAGTATTTCGCTCATTCAACTTCTAATCCGCACAAGACTTTTAAGAAAATAAAAAAAGCAAATAATCCAAAGGCCTATCAGCAAGCGGTACGCGAGATTTTGAATAATGAGTAA
- a CDS encoding B12-binding domain-containing radical SAM protein: protein MKDLLLITPPFTQLNTPYPATAYIKGFLNTKGISSFQSDLGIEVILSLFNKNTFQQLFDMAFSLDAIVSENCKRIYALRTDYLKTLDAVILFLQGKNDTLARQLCTDNFLPQASRFEQLDDLEWAFGNMGMQDKAKHLATLYLEDLSDFIVECIDPNFGFSRYAERLGRSANSFDELYNHLNEKSTFIDELTLKLLAKQLETIQPKLVCFSVPFPGNLYSAFRCAQFIKAKYPDVKIAMGGGFPNTELRSLTDVRVFEFFDFITLDDGELPLELVHQYVVNGEGELKRAFILENSKVVYKNDSLRQDYKQQDVGTPDYADLQLTNYISVIEIANPMHSLWSDGRWNKLTMAHGCYWGKCTFCDISLDYIKIYEPVAASILADRVETLMEQTGESGFHFVDEAAPPSLMKAFALEVLKRNLTITWWTNIRFEKNFTQDLCLLLKASGCIAVSGGLEVASDRLLKLIDKGVTVEQVAQVTRNFTEANIMVHSYLMYGYPTQTVQETVDSLEMVRQLFELGIIQSGFWHQFALTAHSPVGLHPEEYGVLPDLKSISFANNDIDFMDKTGVDHSKFSFGLTKSLFNFMHGIGFDMGLQEWFDFKIPPSNISADYIYNCLQQEIVLNTKSTAKIAWIGPMPSTAERVKKKKGVTWQQLVLTFHTKMDSYEITLDKDKGEWLLSALKLLKPENKPVSYGQLKKDYESQLRDFELFWYSKQVTGLRNQGLLVL from the coding sequence GTGAAAGACCTTCTTTTAATAACACCACCTTTTACCCAATTAAACACTCCCTATCCGGCAACGGCATATATTAAAGGGTTTTTGAATACGAAGGGAATTTCTTCTTTTCAGTCCGATTTAGGGATTGAGGTTATTTTGTCACTCTTCAATAAAAATACATTTCAGCAACTTTTTGATATGGCTTTTTCTTTGGATGCAATAGTGTCTGAAAACTGCAAAAGAATTTATGCCCTTCGTACTGATTATTTGAAAACGCTAGATGCCGTTATTCTTTTTCTACAAGGAAAAAATGACACATTGGCAAGGCAATTATGTACCGATAATTTTTTACCACAAGCTTCTCGTTTTGAACAGTTAGATGATTTGGAATGGGCTTTTGGAAATATGGGAATGCAAGACAAAGCCAAACATTTGGCGACTTTATATCTTGAAGACTTATCAGATTTTATTGTAGAATGTATAGACCCAAATTTCGGGTTCAGTCGATATGCAGAGCGACTTGGGCGTAGCGCAAATTCGTTTGATGAACTATATAATCACTTAAATGAAAAATCTACATTTATTGATGAATTAACCCTGAAATTATTAGCTAAGCAATTAGAAACAATACAGCCTAAATTGGTATGTTTTTCAGTGCCTTTTCCTGGTAATTTATATAGTGCTTTTCGCTGTGCGCAGTTTATAAAGGCTAAATATCCAGATGTGAAAATTGCTATGGGTGGAGGATTCCCAAATACAGAATTACGCAGCCTTACCGATGTTCGGGTGTTTGAATTCTTTGATTTTATTACCCTTGATGATGGTGAACTTCCGTTGGAGTTGGTGCATCAATATGTGGTGAATGGGGAAGGGGAATTAAAAAGGGCATTCATTTTAGAGAATAGTAAAGTAGTTTATAAAAATGATAGTTTAAGACAAGATTATAAACAGCAAGATGTTGGTACTCCAGATTATGCTGACCTTCAATTAACCAATTACATTTCGGTCATTGAAATTGCCAACCCAATGCATAGTTTGTGGAGCGATGGTCGTTGGAATAAATTGACCATGGCACATGGTTGCTATTGGGGTAAATGTACTTTTTGCGATATCTCTTTGGATTATATTAAAATATACGAACCTGTTGCGGCAAGTATTTTGGCTGACCGCGTAGAAACGTTGATGGAACAAACCGGGGAATCAGGATTTCACTTTGTTGATGAAGCTGCTCCGCCATCATTAATGAAAGCTTTTGCATTAGAAGTCTTAAAGAGGAATCTGACGATTACCTGGTGGACGAATATTCGTTTCGAGAAAAATTTTACACAAGATTTATGCCTTTTATTAAAAGCATCGGGTTGTATTGCGGTTTCTGGGGGATTGGAAGTAGCATCCGACCGATTGCTAAAACTGATAGACAAAGGTGTAACTGTAGAGCAAGTAGCCCAAGTAACACGAAATTTTACCGAAGCCAACATTATGGTGCATTCTTACTTAATGTACGGCTACCCAACACAGACTGTTCAAGAAACGGTAGATAGTTTAGAAATGGTTCGTCAGTTGTTTGAACTAGGAATAATACAATCTGGTTTTTGGCATCAGTTTGCATTAACCGCCCATAGTCCCGTTGGGCTGCATCCAGAAGAATACGGCGTACTGCCAGATTTGAAATCTATCAGCTTTGCCAATAATGACATTGATTTTATGGATAAAACGGGAGTTGATCATAGTAAGTTCAGTTTTGGGTTAACAAAATCGCTTTTCAATTTTATGCACGGCATCGGTTTCGACATGGGTTTACAAGAATGGTTCGATTTTAAGATTCCGCCATCAAACATATCCGCAGATTATATTTATAATTGCTTGCAGCAAGAAATTGTTCTGAATACGAAATCAACAGCAAAAATAGCTTGGATAGGTCCTATGCCCAGTACTGCCGAACGTGTTAAGAAGAAAAAAGGCGTAACATGGCAGCAATTAGTCTTAACTTTTCATACCAAGATGGATAGTTATGAAATTACTCTAGATAAAGACAAGGGAGAATGGTTATTGTCTGCTCTTAAATTATTAAAACCTGAAAATAAACCCGTAAGTTACGGGCAGTTGAAAAAGGATTACGAATCTCAATTAAGAGATTTTGAGCTGTTTTGGTATTCTAAGCAAGTAACAGGTTTACGTAATCAGGGATTATTAGTGCTATAA
- a CDS encoding GyrI-like domain-containing protein → MTPRIIDLQTKNLLGLSQQMSLVDNRTFELWKNFRARSKEVSKRLSDDFISLQEYPKDYFKEFSPVKKYVKWACVEVENFDSIPEGLNRLVLEGGLYAVFNYQGTSKNAQAFFQYIYGEWIPNSDYNLDDRPHFEVLGAKYKNDDPNSEEEVWIPIKEK, encoded by the coding sequence ATGACACCTAGAATTATTGATTTACAAACTAAAAACCTTCTGGGTCTTTCTCAACAAATGAGTTTGGTCGATAATAGAACTTTTGAGCTATGGAAGAATTTCAGAGCGCGTAGTAAGGAAGTATCAAAAAGATTGTCTGATGATTTTATTTCATTGCAAGAATATCCTAAAGATTATTTTAAGGAGTTTTCTCCCGTTAAAAAGTATGTAAAGTGGGCTTGTGTCGAGGTAGAAAATTTTGATTCTATTCCTGAAGGATTGAATAGGCTTGTTTTGGAGGGCGGACTTTATGCTGTTTTTAATTACCAGGGAACTTCAAAAAATGCACAGGCATTTTTTCAATATATTTATGGGGAATGGATTCCTAATTCTGATTATAATTTAGATGACCGTCCACATTTTGAAGTGCTGGGTGCCAAGTATAAAAACGATGATCCAAATTCAGAAGAAGAAGTTTGGATTCCAATAAAAGAAAAATGA
- a CDS encoding MFS transporter, translating to MKQPDKAPWYYLLLLILAGESVFILPFVLQRVFRPTVLKVFELDNVSLGLCFSVYGFVALVSYLLGGPLADKYQPRKLIAIALWMTALGGLVFATFPDYFTLQVLYGFWGFTTIFLFWSPMIKATRVWGGQSSQGKAFGLLDGGRGLVGALFGTLGVLVFSYFMSADIAVATLEESRFAFRYVILISAGIVALVGFLVWVFMKLPKGLEKEIVVDRITTSQIKEVLRLPSVLLLMIIILCAYVGYKITDVFSLYAQDVMSYNEVESAEVGTFLLFARPIVGVFIGISADRSRPSLFLLIGFIIALIGSLIFASGIISEVSYFMFLFSIMIVALGVYAIRSLYFAVMQSGKIPLILTGTAVGLISLIGYTPDIFAGPAMGYLLDASPGLKGHQHVFYMLAVFSFIGGIAAFRYFQLYGKPFNDHTKKP from the coding sequence ATGAAACAACCTGATAAAGCACCCTGGTATTATTTATTACTACTGATTTTAGCAGGGGAGAGCGTTTTTATTTTACCTTTTGTATTACAGCGAGTATTTAGACCAACAGTTTTAAAGGTTTTTGAACTTGATAATGTGTCGTTAGGACTTTGCTTTTCTGTGTATGGCTTTGTAGCCTTGGTTTCGTATTTATTAGGCGGACCATTGGCAGATAAATATCAACCTAGAAAGTTAATTGCCATTGCCCTTTGGATGACTGCATTAGGCGGACTAGTTTTTGCAACATTTCCAGATTACTTTACCTTGCAGGTGCTCTACGGTTTCTGGGGATTTACTACCATTTTTCTTTTTTGGTCACCGATGATTAAGGCTACCCGGGTTTGGGGCGGTCAAAGTTCTCAGGGTAAAGCGTTTGGACTTTTAGATGGTGGTAGGGGATTGGTAGGCGCACTATTTGGTACGTTGGGCGTACTTGTTTTTTCTTATTTTATGTCGGCGGATATAGCTGTTGCGACCTTAGAGGAAAGTAGGTTTGCTTTTAGGTATGTAATTTTAATATCAGCTGGTATTGTTGCATTGGTAGGTTTTTTGGTGTGGGTGTTCATGAAATTACCTAAGGGTCTAGAGAAAGAAATTGTTGTTGATAGAATTACTACTTCCCAAATAAAAGAAGTTTTACGTTTGCCGTCCGTTTTATTACTAATGATAATAATTCTTTGTGCATATGTTGGGTATAAAATCACTGATGTTTTTTCGCTTTATGCTCAAGATGTTATGTCATATAATGAGGTGGAATCCGCAGAAGTAGGTACATTTTTGTTGTTCGCTAGACCTATAGTTGGTGTTTTTATTGGGATAAGTGCAGACCGTTCTAGACCAAGTCTATTTTTGTTAATAGGATTTATTATCGCGTTGATTGGGTCGTTAATTTTTGCTTCGGGAATTATTTCAGAGGTTTCTTATTTTATGTTTTTATTCTCGATTATGATTGTAGCATTAGGCGTATATGCTATTCGCTCTTTATACTTTGCAGTTATGCAGAGTGGTAAAATTCCATTAATACTTACAGGTACTGCAGTGGGCTTAATTTCATTGATAGGCTATACTCCAGATATTTTTGCTGGTCCGGCAATGGGATATTTATTAGATGCTTCACCTGGACTAAAAGGTCATCAACATGTATTTTATATGTTAGCTGTATTTTCTTTTATTGGTGGTATAGCGGCGTTCAGATATTTTCAACTCTATGGTAAACCATTTAATGACCACACCAAAAAACCTTAA
- a CDS encoding DUF4345 domain-containing protein: MTTPKNLNLFLSGIVVIIAGVVYGGHPTYIMPELLGFEVIDLELKNMLRAVMGIYIGVGLFWVLGSIKAELWYGATLCNVLFMGGISFGRIVSTLFDGISPLFTPALVLELLFFVWGWYNLKTFKEF; encoded by the coding sequence ATGACCACACCAAAAAACCTTAATTTATTTTTATCTGGAATTGTAGTCATCATCGCTGGTGTTGTCTACGGTGGTCACCCTACTTATATTATGCCAGAACTTTTGGGTTTTGAAGTGATAGATTTAGAACTAAAGAATATGCTACGTGCGGTAATGGGAATTTATATAGGTGTGGGGCTGTTTTGGGTGTTAGGCTCGATAAAAGCGGAACTTTGGTATGGTGCAACGCTATGTAATGTGCTTTTTATGGGTGGAATTTCTTTTGGTAGAATAGTAAGTACACTTTTTGACGGTATATCGCCACTATTCACTCCTGCTTTAGTATTAGAATTATTATTCTTTGTATGGGGATGGTATAATCTAAAAACATTCAAAGAGTTTTAG